A region from the Coffea eugenioides isolate CCC68of chromosome 9, Ceug_1.0, whole genome shotgun sequence genome encodes:
- the LOC113782487 gene encoding zinc-finger homeodomain protein 2-like has product MEELLFCYLNLNDKKSYRFILRAFVDLIVVLRENSSGAPAKSRSARSDRKETESEGFHQPHPTPHHPHHHHPHHAHHQFSPTYSFRSPHPSGYLHVTPPSHHHHQRPLPLPSTSREDKDVLNPSSGEGGGGGGSGGAGGSKKRFRTKFTQDQKEKMLAFAERLGWRI; this is encoded by the coding sequence ATGGAAGAGCTCTTGTTTTGCTACTTGAACTTAAATGATAAGAAATCATACAGGTTCATCCTCAGAGCATTTGTGGACCTGATTGTTGTCTTACGTGAAAATTCGAGTGGAGCCCCTGCAAAGTCGAGGAGTGCTCGATCCGATAGGAAAGAAACCGAAAGCGAAGGTTTCCACCAGCCCCACCCCACACCCCAccatcctcatcatcatcatccccACCATGCCCATCACCAGTTTTCACCAACTTACTCTTTCCGCTCCCCCCATCCTTCCGGCTACCTCCACGTCACTCCACCTTCTCATCATCATCACCAGAGGCCCTTACCGCTTCCCTCGACTTCGAGGGAAGACAAAGACGTGTTGAATCCTAGTAGTGGCGAAGGAGGAGGTGGAGGGGGCAGTGGAGGAGCCGGGGGATCGAAGAAGAGATTTAGGACCAAGTTCACTCAGGACCAGAAGGAGAAGATGTTGGCCTTTGCCGAAAGGCTTGGGTGGCGCATTTAG